One genomic segment of Borrelia coriaceae includes these proteins:
- a CDS encoding cation:proton antiporter: MLSFGTVDYMKDTGHNIDAKISSFIMSLAIIVISANLLGNLAGKFGIPKVIGQITAGILLSPTFLGKIKMPLLFPSGIISAGENYLINEEIFAISTIASIILLFMAGLETDLKLFLKFLPRGGLIGITEVIGTFTSFALISTILFDVQFISPTALFIGIIATPSSAGIAASILSAKKKMSTSEGVTIISTSIIDDVLSMIMLTSVITISRSLSDLDITISITETLKNILIWFFLTFILILLSEPISKLLKSFNSVTLATVITITLTFIVASFFQNLGMSFVIGAYIFGLAMSKTDIVCVIQDKLTIFERFFIPIFFTSIGLMADINVILSKEVLTLGTMLSFIAIATKLVYCFIPSCFLGFNKLGALRIAFGMIPRGEISLIIANVALSSDFISQKIFGITIIIVFLPTIIATPIINMLFQINKNGLKKEIKTEQNTQITASFKYDNLTKILVWDLKNELRNEGFFTQQIKNDFSQYINARCNDISLSIKREGSKITFECPNKHLIVIQDLFRETILNLEKITEEVKHVSVKAQKLDYSINYDKIRSNIALNKRIKKENIIFELKAKNKIEVLRELLSVIKVEINKEVILQDLMEREKLITTALKEGFAIPHLKTNLIQKMHIAIGISHNGIDFNAIDKNLSHIFILILYPAKEYVNYPRILASIVGKVDSNKKAMLKAKTDKEIYNIIVG; encoded by the coding sequence ATGCTTTCATTCGGAACGGTAGACTATATGAAAGACACAGGTCATAATATCGATGCCAAAATTTCTTCATTCATAATGAGTCTAGCAATTATTGTAATATCAGCCAATCTACTTGGTAACTTAGCAGGCAAATTCGGAATCCCAAAAGTAATAGGACAAATAACAGCGGGCATACTACTAAGTCCAACATTTCTTGGTAAGATCAAAATGCCTTTATTATTTCCATCAGGAATCATTAGTGCTGGTGAGAATTACCTAATCAATGAAGAAATATTTGCAATATCAACAATAGCCTCCATAATCCTACTTTTTATGGCAGGACTTGAAACAGATTTAAAATTATTCCTTAAATTTTTACCACGTGGAGGATTAATAGGGATAACAGAAGTCATTGGTACTTTCACAAGTTTCGCACTAATATCTACCATTCTGTTTGATGTACAATTCATTAGTCCTACAGCTCTTTTTATAGGAATTATTGCAACACCTTCTTCTGCAGGAATTGCCGCAAGCATACTCTCAGCTAAGAAAAAAATGAGTACATCAGAAGGGGTGACAATAATATCAACTTCAATAATTGATGATGTCCTCTCAATGATTATGCTTACAAGTGTCATAACTATATCAAGATCACTCTCAGATCTTGATATTACAATCTCAATTACTGAAACACTTAAGAACATATTAATTTGGTTTTTCCTAACATTTATATTAATCTTATTATCAGAACCAATTTCAAAATTACTAAAAAGCTTTAATAGTGTCACATTAGCAACCGTCATAACCATTACTCTCACCTTTATTGTTGCAAGTTTTTTCCAAAACCTAGGAATGTCCTTTGTAATTGGAGCTTATATATTTGGACTTGCCATGTCAAAAACAGATATTGTATGTGTAATTCAAGACAAACTAACAATATTTGAAAGGTTTTTTATACCAATATTTTTTACATCAATAGGACTTATGGCAGACATTAATGTAATACTATCAAAAGAAGTCTTAACACTTGGAACTATGCTTAGCTTCATAGCCATAGCAACAAAACTCGTATATTGTTTCATTCCATCATGTTTTTTAGGCTTTAATAAACTAGGTGCACTAAGAATAGCTTTTGGAATGATTCCAAGAGGCGAGATATCATTAATTATTGCAAATGTAGCACTATCTTCTGACTTTATAAGTCAAAAAATATTTGGAATAACAATAATTATAGTTTTCCTGCCAACAATTATTGCAACACCCATAATAAATATGTTATTTCAAATAAATAAAAATGGCTTAAAAAAAGAAATTAAAACAGAACAAAACACTCAAATTACAGCATCATTTAAATATGACAACTTAACAAAAATACTTGTATGGGATTTAAAAAATGAACTAAGAAACGAGGGATTTTTCACTCAACAAATAAAAAATGACTTTTCACAATACATAAACGCAAGATGCAATGATATTTCATTATCAATAAAACGAGAAGGAAGCAAAATTACATTTGAATGTCCAAACAAACATCTAATCGTCATACAAGATTTGTTTAGAGAAACTATTTTAAACTTAGAGAAAATAACTGAAGAAGTGAAACATGTCTCTGTAAAAGCACAAAAATTAGACTATTCAATAAATTATGATAAAATACGCAGCAACATCGCCTTAAATAAGAGGATTAAAAAGGAAAATATTATTTTTGAATTGAAAGCAAAAAATAAAATTGAAGTCTTAAGAGAATTACTAAGTGTAATAAAAGTTGAAATCAATAAAGAGGTAATATTACAAGACTTAATGGAAAGAGAAAAACTCATAACTACAGCCCTTAAAGAAGGATTTGCAATCCCTCATTTAAAGACCAATTTAATTCAGAAAATGCACATTGCCATTGGCATCAGTCATAACGGAATTGACTTTAATGCTATTGATAAAAACTTAAGTCATATATTTATATTAATACTATACCCAGCAAAAGAGTATGTTAATTATCCACGTATTTTAGCATCTATTGTGGGGAAAGTTGATTCTAATAAAAAGGCAATGCTTAAAGCTAAAACTGATAAAGAAATTTATAATATAATAGTAGGATAA
- a CDS encoding HPr family phosphocarrier protein has product MQTITIEINNKEGFHSRPSIMIADIASKYPTCNVKLMTEDGKEADAKYTVEIMILGIIYKEKIKIITQGKKETEIIDKLSKLLKSNFKKEIRE; this is encoded by the coding sequence ATGCAAACAATAACAATTGAGATCAATAACAAAGAAGGATTCCATTCAAGACCCTCCATCATGATTGCAGACATTGCAAGCAAATATCCTACTTGTAATGTAAAATTAATGACAGAAGATGGAAAAGAAGCTGATGCTAAATATACAGTTGAAATTATGATACTTGGGATTATATACAAAGAAAAAATAAAAATTATCACACAGGGCAAAAAAGAAACTGAAATAATTGATAAACTATCAAAACTATTAAAGTCAAACTTTAAAAAAGAGATTAGAGAATGA
- a CDS encoding HPF/RaiA family ribosome-associated protein — protein sequence MDPKIQAINYHLSNSTKDFIAKKLEKLGTHITQNSESLKITIKKENDIFDIDAHLHFNWGKIIHITEKGKELYALIERLIERLQNTANKEKNKKDTIK from the coding sequence ATGGACCCTAAAATACAAGCCATTAACTATCATTTAAGCAATAGTACAAAGGATTTTATTGCAAAAAAATTAGAAAAACTTGGGACACATATTACACAAAATTCAGAAAGTCTCAAAATTACGATAAAGAAAGAAAATGATATTTTCGATATAGATGCTCATCTTCACTTTAACTGGGGAAAAATAATACACATCACAGAAAAGGGCAAAGAATTATATGCTTTAATAGAACGTTTAATAGAAAGACTGCAAAATACAGCAAACAAGGAAAAAAATAAAAAAGATACAATAAAATAA